A single genomic interval of Caretta caretta isolate rCarCar2 chromosome 23, rCarCar1.hap1, whole genome shotgun sequence harbors:
- the LOC125628198 gene encoding uncharacterized protein LOC125628198 translates to MDPDDLKVALERQRGENKELVEALMQLEADYAQLQQERAEAREEVGRLRRATVAVEEKDGAWEELDATKSSLLHVQQELQLLKRQRDSLEEEKQEMRGAIQELTTENLTLTKGNFRSHQQLSEVQQAMKQLKMDLQRVKEARDAQGKELAKEKLHASELTETIREQWEIQEVLQSKISQLKEELEDSEQQNALQKLEQGEDLSGSLLCEIVEAKLETRLVAKRRGIAYWLWTLASLYVWLQLLAGSLVAMAILYTYFFDEEFIYRTLPRVLSEHGYDQLASGLGGRLTLHSQGLLPF, encoded by the exons ATGGACCCGGACGACCTGAAAGTGGCGCTGGAGCGGCAGAGGGGGGAGAACAAGGAGCTGGTGGAAGCCTTGATGCAGCTGGAGGCCGACTAcgcccagctgcagcaggagcgAGCGGAGGCGCGGGAGGAGGTGGGCAG GCTGCGGAGAGCCACGGTGGCTGTGGAGGAGAAGGACGGAGCTTGGGAGGAGCTGGACGCCACCAAATCCAGCCTGCTGCACGTCCAGCAGGAATTACAGCTCCTGAAACGCCAGCGGGACAGTTTG gaggaggagaagcaggagatgCGGGGCGCCATCCAGGAGCTGACGACGGAG AATCTCACCCTGACCAAGGGGAACTTCCGAAGCCACCAGCAGCTCTCGGAGGTGCAGCAAGCCATGAAGCAGTTAAAG ATGGATCTGCAGCGAGTCAAGGAGGCAAGAGATGCCCAGGGGAAGGAGCTGGCCAAG GAGAAGCTCCATGCCTCCGAGCTGACGGAGACGATTCGGGAGCAATGGGAGATCCAGGAG GTCCTTCAGAGCAAAATAAGCCAACTGAAAGAAGAGCTGGAGGACTCGGAGCAGCAGAACGCGCT CCAGAAGCTGGAACAGGGAGAGGACCTCTCTGGGTCGTTGCTGTGCGAGATAGTGGAAGCCAAGCTG GAGACTCGACTGGTGGCAAAGAGACGTGGCATCGCCTACTGGCTATG GACGCTGGCCTCCCTCTACGTCTGGCTGCAGCTCCTCGCCGGCTCCCTCGTGGCCATGGCCATCCTCTATACGTACTTCTTCGACGAGGAGTTCATCTACCGCACGCTGCCGCGGGTGCTTTCCGAGCACGGCTACGACCAGCTGGCCTCCGGCCTGGGCGGCCGCCTCACCCTGCACAGCCAGGGGCTCCTGCCCTTCTGA